In a genomic window of Flavobacterium sp. KACC 22761:
- a CDS encoding helix-turn-helix domain-containing protein, with product MRLIISFFLFLVFNTSFSQKTQISEQEYLVLQDKIRFSFNDNVDRGLAYTRELMKSNDNKHLAFANGAACYLYQMKGNISKSDQSYKKAFQYLDKMPESSEKTKLTAYLYNFRGLTEWKRGNLSAAIENYQTGIKYSIKVEDVIQIVKFKSNIAIVNEQVGNYQLSIKNLRQNNDFIDKNERVYTREQFQNSKSNINLDLGGSYEGYFMKNQDKRYLLDSAEYFYKKAVTYSQNFTSNTIAAKMSLGNIYLMKSDNKNAEKIYYDILFLAKQNNSESFYHTASYNLGDLYFYTGKYQKALVWLKKVDSISLKNKTLDESYLKSNYLQAKIYSALNKPEEAYKYSKIYLNAYEKSQTKFKDEAQEVNYKLGVEDLSAEMLTIQEKYKYDVLISKALKVFYVLLVLAIVFFLIKNIRDKNKAHKKMNALIEEFKANLEKKENPPILAEAIENIETEEIHLKKENANLSIDEAKENKIVEKLLALENKLEYLNADFTLPYVAKKIKTNTTYLSYVVNKRFGKSFGEYSNELKINYVINEMITNHMYRKYSTQAIAESVGFKNAVSFAKSFRKRTGVSPAQFASNI from the coding sequence ATGAGGCTAATCATCTCTTTTTTTCTTTTTCTTGTTTTTAATACGAGTTTTTCCCAAAAAACTCAAATTAGTGAACAGGAATATTTAGTCCTGCAAGACAAAATTCGATTTAGTTTTAATGACAATGTCGATCGAGGTCTTGCATATACTAGAGAATTGATGAAATCAAACGATAATAAGCATCTAGCATTTGCTAATGGTGCAGCTTGTTATTTGTACCAAATGAAGGGCAATATTTCTAAGTCTGATCAAAGTTATAAAAAAGCATTTCAGTATTTAGACAAAATGCCCGAATCTTCAGAAAAAACCAAACTGACAGCTTATCTTTATAATTTTAGAGGATTGACCGAATGGAAAAGGGGCAATTTAAGTGCTGCAATTGAAAATTATCAAACCGGTATCAAGTACTCCATTAAAGTAGAAGACGTTATTCAAATTGTTAAATTCAAAAGCAATATCGCAATTGTTAATGAACAAGTTGGAAATTATCAGTTATCAATTAAAAATTTAAGGCAAAACAACGATTTCATTGATAAAAATGAAAGGGTTTATACAAGAGAGCAGTTTCAAAATAGTAAAAGCAATATTAATTTGGATTTAGGTGGTTCTTATGAGGGCTATTTTATGAAAAACCAAGATAAAAGGTATTTGCTAGACTCGGCCGAATATTTTTATAAAAAAGCAGTTACTTATTCTCAAAATTTCACAAGCAATACAATTGCCGCTAAAATGAGTTTAGGGAATATTTACCTCATGAAAAGTGACAATAAAAATGCTGAAAAAATTTATTATGACATTTTGTTTTTAGCAAAGCAAAATAATTCGGAAAGCTTTTATCATACCGCTAGTTATAATTTAGGAGACTTGTATTTTTATACAGGAAAATACCAGAAAGCTTTGGTTTGGTTAAAAAAAGTGGATTCTATTTCGTTGAAAAATAAAACTTTGGATGAAAGCTATTTGAAATCAAATTACCTTCAGGCTAAGATTTACAGTGCACTTAATAAACCAGAAGAAGCTTATAAATATTCTAAAATTTATTTAAATGCTTATGAAAAATCTCAGACAAAATTTAAAGACGAAGCACAAGAGGTAAATTATAAATTAGGTGTAGAAGATTTGAGTGCGGAAATGCTTACTATTCAAGAAAAATATAAATATGATGTTTTGATAAGTAAGGCACTAAAAGTATTTTATGTGCTTCTTGTTTTAGCAATTGTATTTTTTCTGATAAAAAATATCCGAGACAAGAATAAGGCGCATAAAAAAATGAATGCTTTAATTGAGGAATTTAAAGCTAATCTGGAGAAAAAAGAAAATCCGCCGATTTTAGCAGAGGCTATTGAAAACATAGAAACCGAAGAAATTCACCTTAAAAAGGAAAATGCAAATTTAAGTATTGACGAAGCGAAGGAAAATAAAATTGTCGAAAAATTATTGGCGCTTGAAAATAAACTCGAATACCTTAATGCCGATTTTACTTTGCCTTATGTGGCTAAGAAAATTAAAACCAATACCACTTATTTGTCTTATGTAGTGAATAAACGATTTGGAAAATCATTTGGAGAATATTCAAATGAGCTTAAAATCAACTATGTAATCAACGAAATGATTACCAATCATATGTATCGAAAATATTCTACGCAAGCTATAGCCGAAAGTGTTGGTTTTAAAAATGCCGTTTCATTCGCAAAATCATTCCGTAAAAGAACAGGCGTTTCTCCAGCTCAGTTTGCAAGTAATATTTAG
- a CDS encoding rSAM-modified peptide, which yields MKNTKMKIEDFETLKLSSNQQKAVRGGDAETDVKNEPGKGSTGNG from the coding sequence ATGAAGAATACAAAAATGAAAATTGAAGATTTTGAAACTTTAAAATTATCTTCAAACCAACAAAAAGCGGTTCGTGGAGGTGATGCTGAAACAGATGTGAAAAACGAGCCAGGAAAAGGATCTACTGGAAATGGATAA
- a CDS encoding rSAM-modified peptide, with protein MTLKFENFEAEKLSKNEQKFVRGGDGDYPPNEPGKDGKGGNG; from the coding sequence ATGACATTAAAATTCGAAAATTTTGAAGCCGAAAAATTATCAAAAAATGAACAAAAATTTGTTCGTGGCGGCGATGGTGATTATCCACCAAATGAACCTGGAAAAGATGGAAAAGGAGGAAATGGCTAA
- a CDS encoding vitamin K epoxide reductase family protein, which yields MLKLVQKFLQINRYSEIKNEFKDLFLSHPNYPSLFAITDSLDLLSVENAAIRVPKEQIEDLPENFLAYYKEELALIEKAKNHVRITTIKKGVQKLAYEKFLLDWNGVIVAIEPNNVIARENLKVEYNWLKYCLPFLLLIGLSFFYNAYDFFSVVFLITSTLGFIVSVFIAQEKLGFKNNIISKFCNLSSDSSCNSVINSNESTENKVFNFSDLPLLFFTASFVAILIQPLSSSIFVGFLSLFAIPIIVSSIWIQKFELQKWCVMCLMVSFLIFVQSFIWFSSDLFTLTFSFESVFPFIFSLALLIPIWLAVKPMIKNVLNSENSLKELKKFKRNYSLLNFLAKKVPDADGLEELRGLNFGSRSAAIRLSIIISPSCGHCHKTFHEAFDLVLRFPDKIYLNVLFNINPENTENPYKIIVERILTINRTTPGKTVEAISDWHIKKMSLKKWLKKWHVEPVSIMINQEINKQYEWCSKNNFNYTPVKIVNEKLFPNEYELSELKYFLNDFAEEVEVLEKIA from the coding sequence ATGTTAAAACTAGTCCAAAAATTTCTTCAAATAAATAGATACTCAGAGATCAAAAATGAGTTCAAGGATTTGTTTTTGTCTCATCCTAATTATCCAAGTTTATTTGCGATAACAGATTCGTTAGATTTATTATCAGTAGAAAATGCAGCCATCAGAGTTCCAAAAGAACAGATAGAAGATTTGCCTGAAAATTTTCTAGCTTACTATAAAGAAGAACTTGCTTTAATAGAAAAAGCTAAAAATCATGTTCGTATTACTACTATTAAAAAAGGAGTTCAGAAATTAGCATACGAAAAATTCCTTTTAGACTGGAATGGTGTTATCGTGGCAATAGAACCAAATAATGTAATTGCAAGAGAAAATCTAAAAGTAGAATATAACTGGTTGAAGTATTGCTTGCCGTTTTTGCTTTTGATTGGCTTATCATTCTTTTATAATGCATATGATTTTTTTAGTGTTGTTTTTTTAATCACATCAACATTAGGATTCATCGTGAGTGTTTTTATTGCTCAAGAAAAATTAGGCTTTAAAAACAACATAATTTCAAAGTTTTGTAATCTAAGCTCAGATTCTTCTTGTAATTCGGTAATCAATTCTAATGAAAGCACAGAAAATAAAGTTTTCAACTTTTCTGATTTGCCATTACTGTTCTTTACAGCAAGTTTTGTAGCGATATTAATTCAGCCATTAAGCTCATCAATTTTTGTTGGTTTTTTAAGCCTTTTCGCTATTCCTATAATAGTATCATCTATTTGGATTCAAAAATTTGAACTTCAAAAATGGTGCGTAATGTGTTTGATGGTTTCATTTTTGATTTTTGTTCAGAGTTTTATCTGGTTTTCATCAGATTTGTTCACTTTGACATTTAGTTTCGAAAGTGTTTTTCCATTCATTTTTTCATTGGCTTTATTGATTCCAATTTGGTTGGCAGTGAAACCTATGATTAAAAACGTTTTGAATAGCGAAAATTCATTGAAAGAGCTGAAAAAGTTCAAAAGAAATTATTCACTATTAAATTTCTTGGCAAAAAAAGTGCCTGATGCAGATGGATTAGAAGAGTTGAGAGGTTTGAATTTTGGAAGCCGAAGCGCAGCAATCAGATTATCAATAATAATAAGTCCAAGCTGTGGACATTGTCACAAAACATTTCATGAAGCATTTGATCTTGTTTTAAGATTTCCAGACAAGATTTATTTGAATGTTTTATTCAATATAAATCCAGAAAATACAGAGAATCCATATAAAATAATTGTGGAAAGAATCTTAACGATTAACAGAACAACGCCAGGAAAAACTGTAGAAGCAATTTCAGACTGGCACATCAAAAAAATGAGCCTTAAAAAGTGGCTTAAAAAATGGCATGTTGAGCCTGTTAGTATCATGATCAATCAAGAGATCAATAAACAATATGAGTGGTGTTCTAAAAATAATTTTAATTATACCCCAGTCAAAATCGTAAACGAAAAATTGTTTCCAAACGAATATGAACTGAGTGAACTAAAATACTTCTTGAACGATTTTGCTGAAGAAGTTGAAGTTTTGGAAAAAATAGCTTAG
- a CDS encoding peptidase domain-containing ABC transporter translates to MKKFPHYKQADHKDCGPTCLKIVAKHYGKSVNIQELRENSETTREGSNLLFLSDAAEKIGFRTLGVKLSAEKLDEAPLPAILHWNKNHYVVLYKIKKEIYYISDPAFGLIEYNKEDFLKFWIGNNADDATNEGIALLMEATPKFFQSEFDKEDNKGLGFSLLSQYVLRYKSYLMQLSIGLLASSMIMAIVPFLTQSIVDVGIQNQNLNFIYLILFAQLFLFAGRTGLELIRSWILLHLSTRINISLISDFFIKLMNLPISFFDVRMTGDIMQRINDHRRIEKILTTSSLNVLFSVINMFVLGAVLAYFNWKIFLVFVVGSILYFGWITLFLKRREVLDYKRFAEISQEQSKVMELINGMQEIKLHNAEKQKRWGWEYVQARLFRVSIKGLVLEQTQSIGSSVINELKNIFIVFLSAKLVIDGSITLGIMLAISSIVGSLNGPITQLIEFVRELQDAKISLARLSEIHEKEDETQQESNQTSEVPYDADIEIKNLSYRYLGSDIPVLKDLNLTIPANKVTAIVGTSGSGKTTLMKLLLKFYEPEKGEITIGNAQLRNISQRAWRSNIGAVMQEGFIFSDTIANNIAVGVDKIDKQRLLYAADVANIREYISELPLGYNTKIGAEGTGMSAGQKQRLLIARAVYKNPEILFFDEATSALDANNEKEIMRKLDIFFKEKTVIVIAHRLSTVMNADQIVVLDKGKIIEIGNHSALVEQKGNYFELVKNQLQLGN, encoded by the coding sequence TTGAAAAAATTCCCTCATTATAAACAGGCAGATCATAAAGACTGCGGACCAACATGTTTAAAAATTGTAGCCAAACATTATGGGAAGTCAGTCAATATTCAGGAGTTGCGCGAAAACAGCGAAACAACTCGTGAGGGAAGCAATTTGCTATTTTTGAGTGATGCCGCCGAGAAAATTGGTTTTCGAACACTGGGTGTAAAATTAAGTGCCGAAAAGTTAGATGAAGCGCCACTGCCTGCTATTTTGCATTGGAATAAAAACCACTATGTTGTACTGTATAAAATAAAAAAGGAAATTTATTATATCTCAGATCCTGCTTTTGGATTGATCGAATATAATAAAGAGGATTTCTTAAAATTCTGGATTGGCAATAATGCAGATGATGCTACCAATGAAGGAATTGCATTATTGATGGAAGCAACACCAAAATTCTTCCAATCTGAATTTGATAAAGAAGACAATAAAGGCTTAGGTTTTAGTTTGCTTTCGCAATATGTTTTGCGTTATAAATCGTATTTGATGCAGTTGAGCATCGGATTGCTGGCAAGTAGTATGATAATGGCAATTGTGCCTTTTTTAACACAAAGTATCGTTGATGTCGGGATTCAAAATCAAAATCTTAATTTTATTTACTTGATTCTTTTTGCGCAATTATTTCTTTTTGCTGGAAGGACAGGTTTAGAATTAATCAGAAGCTGGATATTGCTGCATCTTTCAACCAGAATCAATATTTCTCTGATTTCAGATTTTTTCATCAAGTTGATGAATCTTCCAATTTCATTTTTTGATGTGAGAATGACGGGAGATATCATGCAGCGCATCAATGATCATCGCCGAATCGAAAAAATTCTTACTACATCTTCTCTGAATGTTTTATTTTCTGTTATAAACATGTTCGTTTTAGGTGCCGTTTTAGCGTACTTCAACTGGAAGATTTTTTTAGTTTTCGTTGTCGGAAGTATTCTTTATTTTGGCTGGATTACACTTTTCTTAAAAAGAAGAGAAGTTTTGGATTATAAACGTTTTGCTGAGATTTCTCAAGAACAAAGTAAAGTGATGGAGCTCATTAACGGGATGCAAGAAATCAAACTTCACAATGCCGAAAAGCAGAAACGCTGGGGATGGGAATATGTACAGGCAAGATTGTTCAGAGTTTCAATAAAAGGCTTGGTTTTGGAGCAGACGCAGAGTATAGGTTCGTCGGTAATTAATGAGCTTAAAAATATTTTTATTGTTTTTCTTTCGGCCAAATTAGTGATAGATGGCTCGATAACACTCGGAATTATGCTGGCTATCAGTTCAATTGTGGGAAGTTTGAACGGACCAATTACGCAACTTATCGAGTTTGTCAGAGAGCTTCAGGATGCTAAAATTTCATTGGCAAGATTATCTGAAATTCATGAAAAAGAAGATGAAACACAACAAGAAAGCAATCAGACAAGCGAAGTTCCGTATGATGCCGACATTGAAATAAAGAATCTAAGTTATCGATATTTAGGATCTGACATTCCAGTTTTGAAAGATTTAAATCTCACAATTCCTGCCAACAAAGTGACCGCCATAGTAGGAACCAGCGGAAGCGGAAAAACAACTTTGATGAAACTGCTTTTGAAATTTTACGAGCCTGAAAAAGGCGAGATTACAATAGGAAATGCGCAACTCAGAAACATTTCGCAAAGAGCTTGGCGTTCAAATATTGGAGCTGTAATGCAGGAAGGTTTTATTTTTAGCGATACAATTGCTAATAATATTGCTGTTGGAGTTGATAAAATTGATAAACAGAGGTTGCTTTATGCCGCTGATGTAGCCAATATCAGAGAATATATAAGCGAGCTTCCACTTGGATACAATACTAAAATTGGAGCAGAAGGAACGGGAATGAGTGCCGGACAAAAACAGCGATTGCTTATTGCGAGAGCGGTTTATAAAAATCCTGAAATATTGTTTTTTGATGAAGCAACATCAGCATTAGATGCCAATAATGAAAAAGAAATCATGCGAAAATTGGATATCTTCTTTAAAGAAAAGACCGTAATTGTGATCGCGCATCGTTTGAGTACGGTAATGAACGCAGATCAGATAGTGGTATTAGATAAAGGGAAAATCATCGAAATTGGGAATCACTCTGCACTTGTGGAGCAAAAAGGAAATTATTTTGAACTGGTTAAAAACCAACTGCAATTAGGAAATTAA
- a CDS encoding HlyD family secretion protein, producing the protein MEDHNAIELRSEEVQEILTKVPHWMIRWGTVLIFGIIVMLFFVSWFVKYPDVVNTEIVITTNIPPEKIVSKSSGRIEAILVKNKATVAKNTTLAIIENTANYKDVFLLKSIVENYNINDSNQAFPFAKLKNLQLGEIESAFGVFQKDYEAEKLNENLKPFEVENRAQISEKVQIKERLEILQQQKIINESELQLQKNEIARFETLYNKGIISAQEMEAKKLGYLQAQKSYKGLLSSISQLKSALIDNTKLSQTSQISGTKEEVNLGRNMAQSFYQLKKVIKDWELAYTLKSSISGVVTFLQVWNESQTINVGDNVFSIIPDAENGYIGKVKAPALNSGKIKVGQRVNIRLSNYPDREFGVLKGELRNISLVPDKDGNLLLDVALPNGLKTSYNKQIVFQQEMKGRAEIITEDLRLIERILYQFKNIFEQV; encoded by the coding sequence ATGGAAGATCATAATGCAATAGAACTAAGAAGTGAGGAAGTACAAGAAATCCTGACAAAAGTGCCTCATTGGATGATCAGGTGGGGAACTGTTCTTATTTTTGGCATCATCGTGATGCTGTTTTTTGTTTCCTGGTTCGTGAAATATCCGGATGTTGTAAATACTGAAATTGTAATTACGACCAATATTCCGCCAGAAAAAATCGTTTCGAAGTCTTCTGGACGCATCGAAGCTATTTTGGTTAAAAATAAAGCAACAGTCGCTAAAAACACTACGCTAGCCATTATTGAAAATACAGCGAATTATAAAGATGTTTTTTTACTGAAAAGCATTGTTGAGAATTATAACATCAACGATTCCAATCAGGCATTTCCGTTTGCCAAGTTGAAAAATCTGCAGTTAGGCGAAATTGAGAGTGCTTTTGGAGTTTTCCAAAAAGATTATGAAGCGGAAAAATTAAACGAAAATTTAAAACCTTTTGAGGTTGAAAACCGAGCACAAATTTCTGAAAAAGTACAGATCAAGGAAAGATTGGAAATTTTGCAACAGCAAAAAATAATCAACGAAAGCGAGCTGCAACTTCAAAAGAATGAAATTGCTCGTTTTGAGACTTTGTACAATAAAGGAATTATTTCGGCTCAGGAAATGGAAGCCAAAAAACTGGGCTATTTGCAAGCGCAAAAAAGTTATAAAGGACTTTTGTCTTCGATTTCGCAGTTAAAATCGGCTTTGATCGACAATACAAAACTGAGCCAGACTTCTCAGATAAGTGGTACTAAGGAAGAAGTGAACTTGGGACGAAATATGGCGCAGTCATTTTATCAGCTCAAAAAAGTGATCAAAGATTGGGAATTGGCCTATACATTGAAATCATCAATCAGTGGTGTTGTAACTTTTTTGCAGGTTTGGAACGAAAGCCAGACCATAAATGTTGGAGATAATGTATTTTCGATTATTCCCGACGCGGAAAACGGTTATATCGGAAAAGTCAAAGCGCCGGCATTGAATTCAGGTAAAATAAAAGTCGGACAGCGGGTAAATATTCGTTTATCAAATTATCCTGATCGTGAATTTGGGGTTCTAAAGGGTGAACTAAGGAATATTTCGTTGGTTCCAGACAAAGATGGGAATTTATTGCTAGACGTAGCGTTGCCAAACGGACTCAAAACTTCATATAACAAACAAATTGTTTTTCAACAAGAAATGAAAGGAAGGGCAGAAATTATAACCGAAGATCTGCGTTTAATCGAACGAATCCTATATCAATTTAAGAATATTTTTGAACAAGTTTAA
- a CDS encoding S41 family peptidase, protein MKKALLIVFVLLFQISFSKPINEIQKLAAVCKVWGFLKYYHPNVANGSKNWDEQLFQILPKVEEAQTSEAFSLVVENWIDSLGEIKKQESLKPVVKKDYFDKNFDLSWATNKDLFSKSLSKKLKFIEENRIQEKQYYVAYEFGSNGPPLQFKNEVKYADFKWTDKNLRLLTLFRYWNYIEYFFPSKYQMDQNWDKSLNEFLPRIIAPESEKDFALAMREISIKINDTHASTQVPQMFEYFGDKFIPVDVKIIDQNAVIIGLKNDSLAKISDLKIGDVITKVDGKSIDQLLRENSKYVEGSNEPSVLKNAYWAIFNGKTPTFEIEFIRDGKTAAKTINRYKYQDLKIKFPDQGKWKILEGNIGYVNFGGVNEEDIPNLIAALKNTNAIIFDDRKRPHDVIYALADWLNPEPVEYVKYIDPDVNYPGRYIWRKEDEKIGKVNPENYKGKVIVLIDENAVSHGEHTAMALQTVPKSTVIGSQTGGADGANARFLIIKGFSSSFTCYGVFYPNKKEVQRIGIVPDIELKPTILGIQQGKDEILERAILFAKNGK, encoded by the coding sequence ATGAAAAAAGCATTACTTATTGTTTTTGTACTATTATTTCAAATTTCTTTTTCAAAACCTATAAATGAAATCCAAAAATTAGCGGCAGTATGCAAAGTTTGGGGCTTTTTAAAATATTATCATCCAAATGTTGCAAACGGCAGTAAAAATTGGGATGAACAATTGTTTCAAATTCTGCCAAAAGTAGAAGAGGCTCAAACTTCAGAAGCTTTTTCGCTTGTTGTAGAAAATTGGATTGACTCTTTGGGGGAAATTAAAAAACAGGAATCTTTAAAACCTGTTGTAAAAAAAGATTATTTTGATAAGAATTTCGATTTGTCGTGGGCTACTAATAAAGACTTGTTCTCGAAATCACTTTCAAAAAAATTGAAATTTATTGAAGAAAATAGAATTCAGGAAAAACAGTATTATGTTGCTTATGAATTTGGCAGTAATGGCCCTCCATTGCAATTTAAAAATGAAGTAAAATATGCAGATTTTAAATGGACGGACAAAAATCTTCGTCTGTTGACGTTATTCAGATATTGGAATTACATTGAATATTTTTTTCCTTCTAAATACCAAATGGATCAAAATTGGGATAAGTCATTAAATGAATTTCTTCCTAGAATTATTGCGCCAGAATCAGAAAAAGATTTCGCTTTAGCAATGCGCGAAATTTCTATAAAAATAAATGATACGCACGCTTCTACTCAAGTGCCTCAGATGTTTGAATATTTCGGAGATAAATTTATTCCTGTTGATGTTAAAATTATCGATCAAAATGCCGTTATTATAGGTTTAAAAAATGACTCTTTGGCAAAAATCAGCGACCTTAAAATTGGCGATGTAATTACAAAAGTAGATGGAAAATCGATTGACCAACTTTTAAGAGAAAATTCAAAATATGTGGAAGGTTCAAATGAACCTTCAGTTTTAAAAAATGCTTATTGGGCAATCTTTAATGGGAAAACACCAACTTTCGAGATTGAATTCATTCGAGATGGAAAAACCGCAGCAAAAACAATAAACCGATATAAATATCAAGATTTAAAAATTAAATTTCCTGATCAGGGAAAATGGAAAATTCTAGAAGGAAATATTGGATATGTAAATTTTGGGGGAGTTAATGAAGAAGATATTCCAAATTTGATAGCTGCGCTTAAAAATACAAATGCTATAATTTTTGATGATCGAAAAAGACCTCATGATGTCATATATGCGCTTGCAGATTGGCTTAATCCTGAACCCGTAGAATATGTGAAGTATATTGATCCAGATGTTAATTATCCTGGTCGTTATATTTGGAGAAAAGAAGATGAAAAAATAGGAAAGGTAAACCCGGAAAATTATAAAGGAAAAGTAATTGTTTTAATTGATGAAAATGCCGTTAGTCACGGTGAACATACTGCGATGGCGTTGCAGACTGTTCCTAAATCTACTGTCATTGGTTCTCAAACGGGAGGCGCAGATGGTGCAAATGCTAGATTTTTGATCATTAAAGGGTTTTCTTCTTCGTTTACCTGTTATGGCGTTTTTTATCCAAACAAAAAAGAAGTACAACGTATCGGAATTGTTCCTGATATCGAACTAAAACCAACTATTTTAGGCATTCAGCAAGGAAAAGATGAGATTCTGGAGCGAGCGATTCTTTTTGCTAAAAATGGTAAATAA
- a CDS encoding tRNA1(Val) (adenine(37)-N6)-methyltransferase gives MFQFKQFSVKQDKTAMKVGTDGVLLGAWAPINHNPFSVLDIGAGTGIIALMIAQRSSAEQIDALEIDEDAYEQAVENFEASPWGDRLFCFHAGLDEFIEEPEDEYDLIVSNPPFYSEDYKTDNEQRDLARFQDAMPFEEIVEAADLLLSENGILAVIIPFKEEEKFIALAKEAELYPLKITRVKGTPKTEIKRSLLALGRNEIDEIEIDELIIEIDRHVYTPEYIELTKEFYLKM, from the coding sequence ATGTTTCAGTTTAAGCAATTTTCTGTTAAACAAGACAAAACCGCTATGAAAGTAGGCACAGATGGTGTTTTACTTGGTGCGTGGGCTCCAATAAACCATAATCCATTTAGTGTTTTAGATATTGGTGCGGGAACTGGAATTATTGCTTTGATGATTGCACAGCGTTCAAGCGCGGAACAAATTGATGCACTCGAAATTGACGAAGATGCTTACGAACAAGCCGTAGAAAATTTTGAAGCTTCTCCTTGGGGCGACCGACTATTCTGTTTTCATGCTGGTTTGGATGAATTTATCGAAGAACCAGAAGACGAATATGATTTAATTGTTTCAAATCCGCCTTTTTATTCAGAAGATTATAAAACAGACAACGAACAACGTGATTTAGCACGTTTTCAAGATGCAATGCCTTTTGAGGAAATTGTTGAAGCCGCCGATTTATTGCTTTCAGAAAACGGAATTCTAGCTGTTATTATTCCTTTTAAAGAAGAAGAAAAATTTATTGCCTTGGCAAAAGAAGCCGAATTATATCCTTTAAAAATCACTCGAGTAAAAGGCACTCCTAAAACAGAAATCAAACGCAGTTTATTGGCTTTGGGCCGAAATGAAATTGATGAAATTGAAATTGATGAATTAATTATCGAAATTGATCGTCATGTTTATACTCCTGAATATATTGAATTGACTAAAGAATTTTATTTAAAGATGTAG
- the rimM gene encoding ribosome maturation factor RimM (Essential for efficient processing of 16S rRNA), with product MRKEECFYLGKIAKKFSFKGEVLIYLDTDEPELYENLESVFVEHNKHLVPFFIEKSALHKNDFLRVSFEDVNTEEDADALVGNGIYLPLTMLPKLSGNKFYFHEVIGFEIEDKRLGVFGKITSINDSTAQPLFEVLNGEVEILIPMIDHFLVKIDRENKKVIMDLPEGLVEMYL from the coding sequence ATGCGTAAAGAAGAATGTTTTTATTTAGGTAAAATCGCTAAAAAATTTAGTTTCAAAGGTGAAGTTCTGATCTATTTAGACACAGACGAACCTGAGTTATACGAAAACTTGGAATCAGTGTTTGTTGAACACAACAAACACTTGGTTCCTTTTTTTATTGAAAAAAGCGCTCTACATAAAAACGACTTTTTAAGAGTTAGTTTTGAAGATGTTAATACCGAAGAAGATGCAGATGCTCTTGTTGGAAACGGCATTTATCTTCCGTTAACTATGTTGCCTAAACTTTCTGGCAACAAATTCTATTTCCACGAAGTTATTGGTTTTGAAATTGAAGACAAACGTTTGGGTGTTTTCGGAAAAATAACTTCTATCAACGATTCAACTGCTCAACCGCTTTTTGAAGTTTTAAATGGCGAAGTTGAAATCCTTATTCCTATGATTGATCATTTCCTTGTAAAAATCGATCGCGAGAATAAAAAAGTAATCATGGATCTTCCTGAAGGTCTTGTTGAGATGTATCTTTAA